In Rutidosis leptorrhynchoides isolate AG116_Rl617_1_P2 chromosome 2, CSIRO_AGI_Rlap_v1, whole genome shotgun sequence, one genomic interval encodes:
- the LOC139889498 gene encoding uncharacterized protein — protein MWQWNRTLFGRSESDHAQLESLLANASLSNNTSDTWKWVLNDKGYYKTSIMSSKLDEKLLQNASQPSETVRNKLAPEKIEIFAWRALRRRLPTRVELDKKGIDPNSVRCPICDNGLETIEHSIIFCKFAMEVWVRVFNWWGLGNASTFSIDEVFKSCSPFDSSNKSTSLWQVVKWATSYLIWKYRNHKVYCNKVASSPNVLHEIQKTCYEWIIRRSKKYKFEWNQWFTNPNSCGYTSAARDGVG, from the coding sequence ATGTGGCAGTGGAACAGAACCTTATTTGGTAGATCAGAGTCAGATCATGCTCAATTGGAATCGTTGCTCGCGAATGCTTCTCTCAGCAACAACACTTCTGATACGTGGAAATGGGTCTTGAATGATAAAGGGTACTACAAAACTAGCATCATGTCGTCCAAGTTAGACGAGAAACTCCTTCAGAATGCTTCTCAACCTTCAGAAACAGTGCGCAATAAACTAGCTCCAGAAAAAATCGAGATATTTGCTTGGCGAGCTCTACGTAGAAGGTTACCTACCCGGGTGGAGTTGGATAAAAAAGGGATCGATCCCAACTCGGTAAGGTGCCCTATATGTGATAACGGGCTTGAGACAATCGAGCACTCCATTATATTTTGCAAATTCGCAATGGAAGTTTGGGTTCGTGTATTTAATTGGTGGGGACTTGGAAACGCGTCTACATTTTCTATAGATGAAGTCTTCAAAAGTTGTTCTCCCTTTGACAGTTCAAACAAAAGCACAAGTCTATGGCAAGTGGTAAAATGGGCTACTAGCTATCTAATATGGAAATACCGCAATCATAAGGTGTATTGTAATAAAGTAGCGTCCAGTCCAAATGTTCTTCACGAGATTCAAAAAACGTGCTATGAGTGGATCATCAGAAGATCAAAGAAGTATAAGTTCGAGTGGAATCAATGGTTCACGAATCCAAATTCTTGCGGTTATACGTCTGCAGCCAGGGATGGTGTAGGGTAA